A window of the Flavobacterium sangjuense genome harbors these coding sequences:
- a CDS encoding SMODS-associated NUDIX domain-containing protein: MMRYIIKFCLGVVLIIVGYYFVSDNLQPEIIGAGILLLVDLLILDAFYDLIINWKRIFLVLKCKYLGFSNQYIRFSMSYLYRIKVNDKYLLVKSSNFPHYQLVGGKYKRLKSTQSLLRKEFDAKDDIKLATSGLMKHDYALFVPAKKAIKFLDWFNTKQDREISHWREFYEELVDGKGKILSRENFPYVNYNYVGTITTPIKRTPGWNCYEILQYDILDLIPNSKQKKELEALLEKGDTDYIKWADTELINSLGHCNKTQKLLYKIGGHTKWALNMKWSKD; this comes from the coding sequence ATGATGCGATATATAATTAAATTTTGTTTAGGTGTAGTATTGATAATTGTCGGATACTATTTTGTATCCGACAATTTACAACCGGAAATTATCGGAGCTGGAATTCTTTTGTTGGTTGACTTACTAATTTTAGATGCTTTTTATGATTTAATTATTAATTGGAAAAGAATCTTTTTAGTGCTAAAGTGTAAATATTTGGGTTTTAGCAATCAATATATAAGATTTTCAATGTCATACCTATATCGGATTAAAGTCAATGATAAATACCTATTAGTTAAAAGTTCAAATTTTCCTCATTATCAACTTGTGGGTGGTAAATACAAAAGACTGAAGAGTACTCAAAGTTTATTACGAAAAGAGTTTGATGCTAAAGATGATATAAAACTGGCAACTAGTGGCCTTATGAAACATGATTATGCTTTATTTGTACCTGCAAAAAAAGCAATTAAATTTCTTGATTGGTTCAATACCAAACAAGACAGGGAGATTTCACATTGGCGAGAATTTTATGAGGAATTGGTTGATGGAAAAGGAAAAATCCTTTCAAGAGAAAATTTTCCATATGTGAATTATAATTATGTTGGTACAATAACAACTCCTATTAAACGGACTCCTGGGTGGAATTGTTACGAGATATTACAATATGATATTTTAGATTTAATTCCAAATAGTAAACAAAAAAAAGAACTTGAAGCTCTTTTAGAAAAAGGTGATACAGACTATATAAAATGGGCGGACACTGAATTAATAAATTCTTTAGGGCATTGTAATAAAACACAAAAATTACTTTATAAAATTGGAGGTCATACAAAGTGGGCGTTAAATATGAAATGGTCCAAAGATTAG